In Opitutus sp. ER46, the following are encoded in one genomic region:
- a CDS encoding alpha/beta hydrolase-fold protein, which produces MHPLLRYLALLLTCLLPAAALRAQPAASQLHAAPRQGQVFLTWAESDTPPGTTFNVYVAAAPIRDVAAATRIGHHIEAHSATDWWENPAAFARDAKPAAAPGFRLVAHSDRLAPGGGLFVHTPSAAAEARFFAVTTTGPDGTEDRSVRLGRNATAAGVAVSHRAIEPIWQPDAPAPAPGAGEGLPLRMELHAKGGVVAGSEYLMFGDASMGWREGLPFRFSVRIAEDEVVVRPTDRNWINRPFTEAGDSGVPAIWTFWYGTSSQIYDRSTTAQGVPTAYTERRLLWLLDWVQRHYRTDRNRWYCNGSSMGGCGTLTFAYRHPELFAACHANVPIVAYRYASSAAAGFTAHRLEPLVGGPIASDLLTDDGARLLERMDTGRYVTGASADLPFLFILNGRQDTSIPWANNPGFYRTLDESRQGFAAHWNDGTHGTVARDAPDDIKGWKKRLRRFRLNESFPAFSHTSTNRDPGDGAPTSGDIVGWMNRGLDWSGIVDEPDHYEITLQAEPSVSAEPVRTDVTLRRVQHFRPRPGDELTVIQDSAAPTRIRVDPTGHITVPGVVIPPARPTRLRISR; this is translated from the coding sequence ATGCACCCGCTGCTCCGTTACCTCGCCCTTCTGCTCACGTGCCTCCTCCCGGCCGCCGCGCTCCGCGCGCAACCAGCCGCAAGCCAGCTCCACGCCGCGCCTCGCCAGGGCCAGGTCTTCCTCACTTGGGCGGAATCGGACACCCCGCCCGGCACGACCTTCAACGTGTACGTCGCGGCGGCGCCGATCCGCGATGTCGCGGCGGCCACGCGCATCGGCCACCACATTGAGGCGCACAGCGCGACCGACTGGTGGGAGAACCCGGCCGCGTTTGCCCGGGACGCCAAGCCCGCGGCCGCCCCCGGCTTTCGCCTCGTCGCGCACTCGGACCGGCTCGCTCCCGGCGGCGGCTTGTTCGTCCACACGCCAAGCGCCGCCGCCGAGGCACGGTTCTTCGCGGTGACCACCACCGGCCCAGACGGCACCGAGGACCGGAGCGTGCGCCTCGGCCGCAACGCCACGGCGGCGGGTGTCGCCGTCTCGCACCGGGCGATCGAACCCATCTGGCAACCCGATGCGCCGGCGCCCGCGCCGGGAGCGGGCGAGGGACTGCCGCTCCGCATGGAACTGCACGCGAAGGGCGGCGTGGTCGCTGGCAGCGAGTATCTGATGTTTGGCGACGCCAGCATGGGTTGGCGGGAGGGACTGCCCTTCCGTTTCAGCGTGCGCATCGCGGAGGACGAGGTTGTGGTGCGGCCCACCGACCGCAACTGGATCAACCGCCCCTTCACGGAGGCGGGCGACAGCGGCGTTCCGGCGATTTGGACGTTCTGGTATGGCACGAGTTCGCAGATTTACGACCGCTCGACCACGGCGCAGGGCGTCCCGACCGCCTACACCGAGCGTCGGCTGCTCTGGCTTCTCGACTGGGTGCAGCGCCACTACCGCACTGACCGCAACCGCTGGTACTGCAACGGCAGTTCGATGGGCGGGTGTGGCACACTCACCTTCGCCTATCGGCATCCCGAGTTGTTCGCGGCGTGCCACGCCAATGTGCCGATTGTGGCGTATCGTTACGCCAGCTCAGCCGCCGCCGGCTTCACCGCCCACCGGCTCGAGCCACTCGTGGGCGGCCCCATCGCGTCGGACCTGTTGACAGACGATGGCGCCCGTCTTCTCGAACGGATGGACACCGGCCGGTATGTCACCGGCGCGTCCGCCGACCTACCGTTCCTGTTCATCCTGAATGGCCGGCAGGACACGTCGATTCCGTGGGCGAACAACCCCGGCTTCTACCGGACCCTCGACGAATCCCGGCAAGGCTTCGCCGCCCATTGGAATGATGGCACGCACGGAACGGTCGCCCGCGACGCGCCGGACGACATCAAGGGCTGGAAGAAGCGGCTGCGGCGTTTCCGGCTGAACGAGAGCTTCCCCGCGTTCTCGCACACCTCGACCAATCGCGACCCCGGCGACGGTGCGCCCACCTCGGGCGACATCGTGGGCTGGATGAACCGCGGGCTCGACTGGTCTGGAATCGTGGACGAGCCCGACCATTACGAGATCACCCTCCAAGCGGAGCCCTCCGTGAGCGCCGAACCCGTGCGGACCGACGTGACCCTGCGCCGCGTCCAGCATTTCCGCCCGCGTCCCGGTGACGAGCTTACGGTCATCCAGGACAGCGCAGCTCCGACGCGTATCCGCGTCGACCCCACGGGGCATATCACCGTCCCGGGTGTCGTCATTCCTCCCGCCCGCCCCACCCGCCTCCGCATCAGTCGCTGA
- a CDS encoding fumarylacetoacetate hydrolase family protein, whose protein sequence is MRLLRHLTASGPAYAALQPDGRALEVVGDIFGDFQVTNRVVTPGKSLAPVVPTNLLCIGLNYKQHAAESKSPLPQYPVLFIKNTAALQHPGEPIEIPQHLASHRVDYECELAVVIGRRCKNATRANALDYVLGYTCANDVSARDWQRDAGAGQWCQGKSFDTFCPLGPVLVTKDEIPNPNALQLKTILNGQVMQDWNTNDMIFDVPAIIEFLSGSKTLLPGTVILTGTPHGVGFARRPPVWLKAGDSITIEIEKIGALTNPVTLEPAPAKA, encoded by the coding sequence ATGCGCCTGCTCCGTCACCTCACCGCTTCCGGACCCGCCTACGCCGCGTTGCAGCCTGATGGCCGCGCGCTCGAAGTTGTCGGGGACATCTTCGGCGACTTCCAGGTAACGAACCGCGTCGTCACGCCGGGCAAGTCGCTCGCGCCCGTCGTGCCGACGAACCTCCTGTGCATCGGGCTCAACTACAAGCAGCACGCCGCCGAGAGCAAAAGCCCGCTGCCGCAGTACCCCGTCCTGTTCATCAAGAACACGGCCGCCCTCCAGCACCCCGGCGAGCCGATCGAGATTCCCCAGCACCTCGCCAGCCACCGCGTGGACTACGAATGCGAACTGGCGGTCGTGATCGGACGGCGCTGCAAGAACGCGACGCGCGCCAACGCCCTCGATTACGTCCTTGGCTACACCTGCGCCAACGACGTCTCCGCCCGCGACTGGCAGCGCGACGCCGGCGCCGGCCAGTGGTGCCAGGGCAAGAGCTTCGACACCTTCTGTCCGCTCGGGCCGGTGCTCGTCACCAAGGACGAGATCCCGAACCCGAATGCGCTCCAGCTGAAGACCATCCTGAATGGCCAGGTCATGCAGGACTGGAACACGAACGACATGATCTTCGACGTGCCGGCGATCATCGAGTTTCTCAGCGGCTCCAAGACCCTCCTCCCCGGCACGGTAATCCTCACCGGCACGCCGCATGGCGTCGGCTTCGCGCGCCGCCCGCCGGTGTGGTTGAAAGCCGGCGACAGCATCACGATCGAGATCGAGAAGATCGGCGCCCTCACCAATCCGGTCACCCTGGAGCCCGCTCCCGCCAAAGCTTGA
- the gcvP gene encoding aminomethyl-transferring glycine dehydrogenase, producing MSSARALLAPNDTFARRHLGDSSADTQAMLQILGQTSLDGLVDAAVPASIRRGALNLPEAASESSALGELRDLAGENKVFRSFIGLGYTDTHTPPVVQRNIFENPGWYTAYTPYQAEISQGRLEALLNFQTMVTDLTGLEIANASMLDEGTAAAEAMMMCARLKEGDLAGHRTFFVSDRCHPQTIDIVKTRAKPLGIQVVVGDAATYQVGADCFGVLVQYPDTAGSIHDFSAFFAAAHAAGAYTIVATDLLALTLLRPPGEFGADVAVGSSQRFGVPMGFGGPHAGFLATKDAFKRQMPGRLVGVSKDAQGDPALRLALGTREQHIRRDKATSNICTAQVLLAVLASMYAVYHGPEGLKRIARRVKLLTELLAAGLRTAGAKVNAEPVFDTVMVTNVSAQRVHAAAAARKINLRHVDAHTVGITLDETTTLDEVRTLLGCFRESAAEFEAQLAGLQESQADFAAPFARTSAFLTHPTFNRYHTEHEMLRYIRRLEAKDLSLVHSMISLGSCTMKLNATSEMLPVSWPEFAKLHPFAPAEQARGYHKVVRDLETWLCECTGFAAVSLQPNAGSQGEYAGLLAIRGYHESRGEGHRNLCLIPTSAHGTNPASAAMGGFKVVPVACDADGNIDLADLRAKAAQHARELAALMVTYPSTHGVFEAGIKEICAIVHEHGGQVYMDGANMNAQVGLTSPGHIGADVCHLNLHKTFAIPHGGGGPGVGPIGVARHLIPFLPGHVFAHAAGKPAAGAVSAAPLGSASILVIPWMYMRMMGGIGLTDATKVAILNANYVAKRLEPYFPVLYRGASGLVAHECIIDFRSWKKHGVEVEDIAKRLMDYGYHAPTMSFPVPGTLMVEPTESESKAELDRFCDALISIHAEMQAVASGEADKANNPLKHAPHTAKVVCGNEWPHPYSRETAAFPDRFTRASKFWPTVGRVDNVYGDRNLVCSCVGMNEQG from the coding sequence ATGTCTTCCGCGCGCGCCCTCCTTGCCCCCAACGACACTTTTGCCCGTCGCCACCTGGGTGACAGCAGCGCCGACACCCAGGCCATGCTGCAAATTCTCGGCCAAACGTCGCTCGACGGGCTGGTCGACGCGGCGGTGCCGGCCTCCATCCGGCGCGGCGCCCTGAACCTGCCCGAGGCCGCCAGTGAAAGCTCCGCCCTCGGCGAATTGCGCGACCTCGCGGGCGAGAACAAGGTCTTCCGCAGCTTCATCGGGCTCGGGTACACGGACACGCACACGCCTCCGGTCGTGCAGCGGAACATCTTCGAGAACCCGGGCTGGTACACCGCGTACACCCCGTACCAGGCGGAAATCTCGCAGGGCCGGCTCGAGGCGCTGCTGAATTTCCAAACGATGGTGACCGACCTCACCGGCCTCGAGATCGCCAACGCCTCGATGCTCGACGAAGGCACCGCCGCGGCGGAAGCGATGATGATGTGCGCCCGGCTGAAGGAGGGCGACCTCGCCGGCCACCGCACGTTCTTCGTCTCCGACCGCTGCCACCCCCAAACAATCGACATCGTCAAGACCCGCGCCAAGCCGCTCGGCATCCAGGTCGTCGTCGGCGACGCCGCCACGTATCAGGTTGGCGCGGATTGCTTCGGCGTGCTGGTGCAATATCCGGACACCGCCGGGTCGATCCACGATTTCAGCGCCTTCTTCGCCGCCGCCCACGCCGCGGGGGCGTACACCATCGTCGCCACCGACCTGCTCGCCCTCACGCTCCTGCGCCCGCCGGGCGAGTTCGGGGCGGACGTCGCCGTGGGCTCCTCGCAACGGTTCGGCGTGCCCATGGGCTTCGGCGGACCGCACGCGGGCTTTCTCGCCACCAAGGACGCCTTCAAGCGCCAGATGCCAGGCCGGCTCGTCGGCGTGTCCAAGGATGCCCAGGGCGATCCGGCGCTGCGCCTCGCGCTCGGCACGCGCGAGCAGCACATCCGCCGCGACAAGGCCACGTCCAACATCTGCACGGCCCAGGTGCTCCTCGCCGTCCTGGCGTCGATGTACGCCGTTTACCACGGTCCGGAAGGCCTGAAGCGGATCGCCCGCCGCGTGAAGCTCCTCACCGAGTTGCTGGCCGCCGGCCTCCGCACTGCGGGTGCCAAGGTCAACGCCGAGCCCGTGTTCGACACCGTGATGGTGACGAACGTCTCGGCGCAGCGCGTCCACGCCGCCGCCGCCGCGCGCAAGATCAACCTCCGCCACGTCGACGCCCACACCGTCGGCATCACGCTCGACGAAACGACCACGCTCGACGAAGTGCGCACGCTGCTCGGCTGTTTCCGCGAATCCGCCGCGGAGTTCGAGGCCCAGCTCGCCGGGCTGCAGGAGAGCCAGGCCGACTTCGCCGCCCCGTTCGCCCGCACCAGCGCGTTTCTCACCCACCCCACCTTCAACCGGTACCACACGGAGCATGAGATGCTCCGCTACATCCGCCGGCTCGAGGCGAAGGACCTGTCGCTCGTCCACTCGATGATCTCGCTCGGCTCGTGCACCATGAAGCTGAACGCCACCAGCGAGATGCTCCCGGTGTCCTGGCCGGAGTTCGCCAAGCTCCACCCGTTCGCCCCCGCCGAGCAGGCGCGCGGCTACCACAAGGTGGTCCGCGATCTCGAGACCTGGCTCTGCGAATGCACCGGGTTCGCCGCGGTTTCGCTCCAGCCCAACGCCGGCTCGCAGGGTGAGTACGCCGGCCTTCTCGCCATCCGCGGCTACCACGAGTCCCGCGGCGAGGGTCATCGCAACCTCTGCCTCATCCCGACCAGCGCGCACGGCACGAACCCCGCCAGCGCCGCGATGGGCGGCTTCAAGGTCGTGCCGGTCGCGTGCGACGCCGACGGTAACATCGACCTCGCCGACCTGCGCGCCAAGGCCGCCCAGCACGCCCGCGAGCTCGCCGCGCTGATGGTCACCTACCCGAGCACGCACGGCGTGTTCGAGGCCGGCATCAAGGAGATCTGCGCCATCGTGCATGAGCACGGCGGCCAGGTTTACATGGACGGCGCCAACATGAACGCGCAGGTCGGACTCACCTCCCCCGGCCACATCGGCGCCGACGTCTGCCACCTCAACCTCCACAAGACCTTCGCCATTCCGCATGGCGGCGGCGGACCGGGCGTCGGTCCGATCGGCGTGGCGCGCCATCTCATTCCCTTCCTGCCGGGCCACGTGTTCGCGCATGCCGCCGGCAAGCCCGCCGCGGGCGCGGTCTCGGCCGCCCCGCTGGGCAGCGCCTCCATCCTCGTCATCCCGTGGATGTACATGCGGATGATGGGCGGCATCGGCCTCACCGACGCGACGAAGGTCGCCATCCTCAACGCCAACTACGTCGCCAAGCGGCTCGAGCCCTACTTCCCGGTCCTCTACCGCGGCGCCTCGGGCCTGGTGGCCCACGAGTGCATCATCGATTTCCGCAGTTGGAAAAAGCACGGCGTCGAGGTGGAGGATATCGCCAAGCGGCTGATGGACTATGGCTATCATGCGCCGACGATGTCGTTCCCCGTCCCCGGCACGCTCATGGTCGAGCCCACCGAGAGCGAATCGAAGGCCGAGCTCGACCGGTTCTGCGACGCGCTGATCTCGATCCACGCTGAGATGCAGGCCGTGGCCAGCGGCGAGGCCGACAAGGCCAACAACCCGCTCAAGCACGCGCCTCACACCGCCAAGGTCGTCTGCGGCAACGAGTGGCCGCACCCGTATTCGCGCGAGACCGCCGCGTTCCCCGACCGCTTTACCCGCGCCAGCAAGTTCTGGCCGACCGTCGGCCGCGTCGACAACGTGTACGGCGACCGCAACCTCGTCTGTTCCTGCGTCGGCATGAACGAGCAAGGCTGA